In the Populus trichocarpa isolate Nisqually-1 chromosome 1, P.trichocarpa_v4.1, whole genome shotgun sequence genome, ttagacttttatatattaaacaatattatttggtGGTTGTTTTCAGGGTTTATTATTTACATGTGACTTTTGAGATATTACGAGGAGTTtcgattatttgaataaaatttgcaAAGTTGCAGATTTTTCCAacctattctttctcttcttcagtTCTCTTATCTTTGTTTGgccttttcttcttagtttttttcttttcttttctctttagcTTTAAAATCTCTTTTGTTCCACATCAGCAGCTGGTGAAGACACCGGACCTACACCGCAAATTACACGAATATATGGACGACAACGACGAAGAATGGCCCAACCCATTACTCTTTGGTTAGGAAACTGAGCCCATCCAAGCCCATTcagttgtatttttatttgagttatttatttAGGCTTTCTTATATTAGACTATTATTTAGCGGATTGAGCCCAGTAGCTGGTTGTTTTTAGGGTTATTGTTTATATGTGACTTTTGAGATACTATAGGGagtttttgattatttgataagATGACATACTATTTGTCTCTCTAAATTCTCCTTCCTAGCTataacaacttttttatttgctataaaAGCTTCTTTGCTATAAAAACTTGTTGCTTTCTATGCTTTAATTCTCTTAGTTTACTGTTCTGCATCACCCATTTTCCAGATGCCAAGCAGGCACGGGACATAATTCTGTCCTATACATTTTTGAAAGATTGCCCAGTATGCAACAAATGGAGGGGATAACTTCCGATAGCACAAGGAGTATCAAATGAAATAAGAACTGCATCAAGTGGGTGTTGTACAAATCCAATATAATGGAAACAATGGTTTGTTGAAATTGGATAATCAGATGTCCGAGGATAAATTTGGTCCAAAATGCTAGGATGGGAATGGTTAATTAAGGAAGTAGCATTAACCAATAttcaaaaaaaccaagttaaaaCTCATTATGGATGACCAAAATTTTCAATACCAGTGTATCAAAACTGTAAATGAATCCAAATACAATAGAAGCTCTAAGCAACATGAGTACATACCGTAGTGTCAAGTTTCCAAGCAACAGCTGCTGCAGCTACTTCCATGCCAATATAACCACCACCTACAATAACCAACTTATGTGCCTTCTCCTAAACAAATGGAAAGTTTGTTATAGCAATAGAATTTAACTATTAAGCAATCTTAGAAATAGACATGCAGCTCATAAGATATAAATTATGAGCTTTGAACTTTCAAGCAGGGTTAGCATTGGAGGCGTAAAGCTTAAAACATTATTAGATAACGtcattgaaaggaaaaaaacactcAACTCAATTAAGGCCCCTTCCCAAACAAAAGACAATCATTAGAATGCAAGAGCATGAATGCAGGAGCACATTTCTTTTCTGATAACTCAACAAACCATTTGTATTTATGAAATTTGCAAAACTTCAAGACGTGCATCTTCAAACTCCTAAACCAAATATGGTGCTAGAAACTGAAAATCCCTTGCTAGCTTCATTAGAAATAAAACAAGATGATTCTCAGTCTGTCCAACTGAGAATGAAGACATCTTTGAAAGGAAGCTAGAACTCAATCAAGTGAAAACTAAACACTCAATCTTCTGTACAATACGGTGAGCACCAAAAAGAGGAGATGAAATTTCAGGGATCCTCATACGGTAGTAACACCACAGGGGTCTGGGATTTTCATTATCTAACAAGCAAAGCAACAATTGAACTGAAATTGAGAGAACATATATTGTCAAATGATATAACACAAGCATAATGAAAGTATCATTACCAAAGATGATATTAATGAGTCAGCATCTGCCACATCCCTTATATAGTGAACACCAGGTAAATTTCCTCCGATCTTCTCTGGAAATCTATAGCCCACGCAAATTGGACAAGTTACGTTCAATATTTCATAGAAGACAGAACTGGTAACTAGATCGATTATCAAACTATTGAGAGTACCTAGAGGCAGAACATCCTGTAGCAACTATAAGAGTTCCATACTTGAGCAGCTTGCCTGATATCGTCGTTgctgtttgtttttcaatatcaatGCCTGTCACAGGATCTTCATATAACatctaaacaagaaaaataaaaggggttTTAAATGTCAAATTGCGAATAccagaattatatatatgtgcCATATATATCTCAGCATGTGAAAAGCTTGTGATTTGCTTgccaatcaattaaaaataagttttgtatttatttatttatttatttccatgcATGATATCCAAGATAACAATATTTCCAATCTAAactacttgaaaagaaaactatGTTTGAGAGAAcaaaaggaaggaaagaaaaaaaaaattacctcaaTTCCTTTCTCTTTATACCAATCTGGAGTTTGCCTTTCCCCACCAGATCCAACACAAGTATGAAAACCCTAAACcataataaaaaccagaaaattatattgattttttatattaacactgAATTAACAGTTGGTACAGtacttttaacaaaaaaaaaaaagactggaTCAAATAATGCAAGTTAATACAAACAGTTCCCAAAATGCCTAAATTAAGAGAAATTGtacaaaaagaaattgagtGACAAGTACTTACAGGCAATCGCGCTGGCTTCTTATCAAGTGGAAACAAATATGCTTTAGTCAAAGCTGGTCTCTCATATGGTGCATATGcctacaacaaaaacaacaacaacacaccaaagaagaaaaatcacaataaaatgataaaattcacaTAAGCATTTTTCACTATCAAGTTTGTTAAATTGAACAAAGAAGAACCTCTCTGGTAACAATACAAAGCTTTCCATCAGCCATTCCATGCTCCACAAAACTCCTCGCCGCATATCCCGCTGCATTTCCACCACCAACAATCACATACTCTCGATTTTCATTAgcgaaggaggaggaggaagcagCAACGACGTGGTTTCGGAAGAAAGTCTTGAATCCgattgaagaagaaggagaagactGGAGAGTTCGATGAAGAGGAGATGACTGTGGACACCAGAGAGATAAGCCGTGCTTAAACGACATCGGATTGGAGGATATACTGCTGCCGCTCGCCATTATTAATCTACGTACTGTGAGtgaataaattcaacaaaatcacAAAGAATCAGGTCAAGTAAATGAAAAGGCAAGAGttatctagctagctagctggaGAGAAAACCTTGAGACATTGGAGATGCTGTGATCGCACTAATTTATACTAGTAGTatagataataaaaatcataaaattattaagatttaaGAGAGGAGACTGTGTTGTGCTGTGATGTTTGGCTCTAGCAAAGGGCCAAGGGTCATTCATCACATCAAAAGATGATACGAGAGTATTATTATTCTACTGCCTGTCGGCCAAAGGCGAGGTGGAGGGAGGAGGGATGGACTCACTGACGCGGTCATTGCGGAGTGGTTCGTTTACTGTGTCTGtgtgtgatttttgttttctgggCCATGCTCGTTAGTCGTTACGACTCCGACTAGTAGTATTTTGTAGAGGAACAGTGTGTTACTACGGGAGGCC is a window encoding:
- the LOC7479290 gene encoding monodehydroascorbate reductase, chloroplastic/mitochondrial; the encoded protein is MSQVRRLIMASGSSISSNPMSFKHGLSLWCPQSSPLHRTLQSSPSSSIGFKTFFRNHVVAASSSSFANENREYVIVGGGNAAGYAARSFVEHGMADGKLCIVTREAYAPYERPALTKAYLFPLDKKPARLPGFHTCVGSGGERQTPDWYKEKGIEMLYEDPVTGIDIEKQTATTISGKLLKYGTLIVATGCSASRFPEKIGGNLPGVHYIRDVADADSLISSLEKAHKLVIVGGGYIGMEVAAAAVAWKLDTTIIFPENHLMQRLFTPSLAQKYEELYQENGVKFIKGASIKNLEASSDGHVAAIKLENGSTIEADMVIIGIGAKPAVGPFERLGLNNSVGGIQVDGQFRTGIPGIFAIGDVAAFPLKMYNRMARVEHVDHARRSAQHCVKSLLTAHTSSYDYLPYFYSRVFEYEGSPRKVWWQFFGDNVGETIQVGNFDPKIATFWIDSGKLKGVLLESGSPEEFQLLPELAKSQPIVDKSKLQSASSVEEALEIARTSLQAAV